The window GCCAACGCTTCACTTTTTCAACCAGCTAAAAGTAAATACACCGAAATACCTGCTTCATTCGAAGCGATTTAAGCAAGGTTTCTATTGGATACAGAGTAAAATGATTGGTTTTCAGGCAGCTCTAAAAAAAACTTATTAGAGCCCGATATTGGCAATTTTGCCGATATTGTTTTGATGTAAGTAGTTCTTGCATTTAATTTGCTCAACAATTCACCCTTAAAATTATCATCTTATGAAACATAAATTAACCATTATTGCAGTTGTAGTGCTTGCTTTCCTTACGCTAAATGTCTATGCAATTTCCAATCAACCAAAAGAAGCAAAAGAAACAGACGAACCGCCCAAAAGAAATTTAAAAATCCTCCCCCAAGACATAAGCAAAGAGGCTTTAAAAGACACAATGAAATTCTTTTCTAATGCGCTGGGTGTTAAATGCGGATTCTGCCATGTATCAAGCAAAGACAATCCCAAAGAATTAGATTTTGCAAGTGACGAAAATCATTATAAAGAAGCAGCGCGTTTTATGATGAAAATGACTACCGAAATTAACGACAAATATTTTATTCCTTTTGCAGGACCTGACGGACAACAAATCGTTCCCAATAAAATCAACTGTATGACTTGTCATAACGGGAACAAAGAGCCGATTACTTCACATGCAGATTCAAAATAAAATGTGTTTTTTATACTGAACCTGTTCAGAATTACATAGAACAAACTTTCATCATGCTGTCGGACTCATTCGTTTAAGCGCAAGAAGTTTCTATGTTGTTTTGCAAAAGTGGTACTTTTGCAATTCGCTATGCTAAAGCAATTTCAAGCAGAGATTCAAAAACTCAACCTAATCACACATCACAAAATAGGACTGGCTATCAGTGGCGGTGTGGATTCGGTTGTATTGTTACAATTATTGCTTGATTCGGAGTTAAAAAACATCATTTTACTTCATGTAAATTATGGGTTGCGCGGCAAAGAGAGTGATGAAGATGAGGCGTTTGTGAGAAATTTGGCTATCACTTACAATTTACAAATTGAAATATTGGATGCTAAGAATCAATTTAATAAGCATACCGGTATTCAAGAAAAAGCACGTCAAATAAGGTATGATTGGTTCAATACTTTTATTAATAACAACAGCATAGACATTGTATTGACTGCGCACCAACAGAATGATTTGAGCGAAACGCTTTTGCTTAATCTGTTTAGAAAAACCGGAATAGACGGTTTGACCGGAATGGGAAACCGCCAAAGGTTTCTTCGTCCGCTCCTTCCCTTTTCTCGCAAGCAGATTGAGGATTTTGCCGAAGAAAAAGGACTTCAATGGCGCAATGATAGCAGCAATATGAAATCGGATTATGCACGCAATTTTATCCGAAACAAAATCATCCCTTTGACAGAAGAAAAGTTTCCCAATGTCATCCAAAATATTGCTGAAACCACCCTTCAAATAAGACAAGAGAAGGATTTATTGCAATCGTTGATTACGCGAATTGCAAAAGATTTATGGATTAGACAAGACGAACAACTCAACATTATTTCTCGCATTCATCTTGTCGGATTTAACCAAGCTTCGCTACTATTACATTATCTGCTCGAAGACAAAGGGTTCAATTATGTGCAGGCAAATGAAATGTGTTTGAGTAAAGATTCGGGAAAAGAATGGGAATCTGAGCTTTATAGGGCATGTACAAGCGATGATAAGATTTGGATAATACCCAAATCTTTGCACACACAGGAACATTCATTCCGTTGGATAATAGGAAAAGAAATACAATTGGATTGGGGCATTATGCATGTCAGCACGAAACAATTGCCATCAAATTCTTATACCTTGTATTTGGGCGAGTCCTTAGTAGGCAAAGAGATTGAAATGCGTTTTTGGGAATTAGGAGATAAAATCCAAATGGCAAACAATGGTCAGAGTAAAAAGCTGAGCGATTTGTTTACAGAACACAAAATTCCGGTTCTTTTGCGCAAGTTAATACCCGTCTTTTTAATTGAGAATCAGATTGTTTGGATTCCGGGAATACGTACCGCACCCCCCATGAATAATCCACAAAATAACCACTCTAATCTATTAATAAGTGCAAAACACTTATTATTGTAGCTTGTAATCAGAAATTAAATGAAAAAATTATTATCAGTACTCTTTGCCATGGGTTTTGCATGGCAGGCAAATGCCGGATGTTCGTTGGTAAACGTGCCCTTGCAAGACAGAATTAACGAAAATGAAATGGTGTTAGAAGCCACAGTAATTTCAAAATTCTCTTATAAGAATCAGTCAAATAATTTTATTTATACCGCCCATACTTTACAGGTACACAAGTATTTTAAAGGTAGTTCAAACCAAGAATTCATCACACTTCTGACAGAAGGTGGAATTGTAGGTAATGAGGCGGTTGGGGTGAATCCAAATCTTGAGACTCAAATAGGTCAAAGCGGAATTTTCTTTATTAGCAGAAATTTCAGTTGGGACAACCCTGAAAATCAAACATTCACTTATTATTCCAAAACCGGTCCATTGGGTTTTATCTCTTATGATTATAATAAGAAAAAGGCTTTTGACAATCTGAACCAATGGGGTGATATAAAAACCAATTTAATTCCTCAAATAAAGAACCTCACCCAACAAGAGATTATTATTTCTCAACCCAATGAGCCCAAAATAAATGGCAGGAGAGTAACTCCTACCATCACAAGTTTTTCACCGGCTTCCATTGATGCGGGAACTCAACAAATACTCACCATTACCGGAACCGGTTTTGGTGCGAGCAGAGGCTCAGGCTTTGTTTTCTTTCCCGATGCCAATAACGGTGGAAGCGGCTATGTATTCCCTAACTCAGGTGATTATGTTTCATGGACAGACACAGAAATAAAACTCAGAGTGCAAACAAGAGCCGGAACAGGTAAATTCAAAGTATATAATAGTACCGGTGACAATGTTACCTCTGCTACAAACCTCACTATTCCTTGGGCACATCTCAATATTGCATATTATACACCTCCTCAGGTTCCGGACACTACGGCATTTGAATTAAGGCATATAGGGCAAAACGGAAACGGTGGAATTACATGGATTTGGGACACTAAGTTTATAACCAACACTCCTGCTGTCAATTCTTTTATCAGAGCTATTGAGTCATGGAGATGTAACACCCTGATTAATTGGGATACAACAGGCATCTTATCAAATGACACCATGATGAACGATAATAAGAACATGGTTTTCTTTGATAAAGGCTGGCTGGGTTCATCTATTTTGGGTACTTGCTACTCATTTTATAGCGGTTGTTATATACCGGGTGGCATGGACTGGTATGTAACCGGAATGGATATTGTTTTCAAAAAGAGTGCAAATTGGGAATATGGACCTGCAGCGCCTACGGGTGGAAAAACTGACTTCGAGTCTGTTGCACTGCACGAACTTGGACACGGGCATCAGTTAGGACACGTGATCAATACCAACAATGTAATGCATTATTCCATTGGACCCAATACCGATAAAAGAACCCTTCAAAGCAATGATACTGCTTGCGGTAACTATATAACAAGAAAAAGTACAACGTCTATTTGCAGCAAACAAGCCATGAGTTTAATCAACCCCGGTTCTTGTCAGTTTGCTCCTTTAGCTGCTGATTTTAGTGTTGACAAATCCAACGCATGTGCTAAAGACACCGTTATTTTTTCTGACCTTTCTCAAGGGAATATCACTTCTTGGGCATGGGATTTTGGATTAGGTGCAGTTCCTGCGACCGCAATTGGTCAAGGTCCTCACAAAGTCATTTATAATATTGGCGGAAACAAAACCGTAAAATTGGATATTGCCAGCGGAAATTCTTCCGACAGCAAGCAATATTCCGCAATGGTATCCGTGAAATCTACTGCTCAACCTATTGCTGACTTTACTTCTTCATTTGTGAAAGGCTGTGAAATGTCTTTTTCAGTAATAAATCCTATTGTAACTACCACCTACACCTGGGACTTTGCCGGACAAGGCACTGACAATGGTAATAACCCATCATTTGCTTTCTCCAACGGAGGGGCTCATAATGTCAAATTAACAGCAAGCAATTCTTGTGGTTCAATTTCGGAAACTAAGGAAGTGAACTTTATTTGTACAGATTTTTCAACTGACAAACAGGATGCTTGTATGTTCGAAACCGTTACCTTCACAAATCTATCAGGACCCGCAAACACATTAAGCTGGGACTTTGGCTTCGGTGCTACACCTGCTACTGCATCCGGTGCCGGACCTCATAAAGTTATTTATAGTAATGGTGGCAATATTAGCATCAGTTTGACTTCAACAGATTTAAAATCAACCCAAACCATAAGTAAAAATTTGAATATCAAAAATGCAGATCATCCTCACGCTGATTTTACCTTTGACAACAAGGGCAATTTTGAACTTCAATTCAATAATAGTTCTACAGGACTAAACAATAATTACACTTGGTCATTTGGAGACGGTAATACAAGCGTTGACGAAAACCCGAATCACAAATATATTTCTAATCCAAATGGATTACAAGTAACTCTAACTGCTCGAAACGTATGTGACAGCAATATTTTAAGCATTACACTGCCGGAATTTGCATCGGTGAACACATTAAACAAGCACAACACTTGGGGCATATATCCTAATCCTACCCATGACGAATTACATATTAAATCTGAGCAAAATGTTGTCATTCAAAAGATTGTCATCGTTGATGTAGTTGGAAAAATTGTTTTTGAAAAGAGTATTAATAACAATGCAACTCAATACACACTTGACTTGCAAACATTGAGTCCTGGTATTTATACAATGAGTGTATATTCAGAACAGGGCAAATACAGTCAGATTATTCGCAAGCAATAGCGCTTAGTTGCTTATGCAGTTCAATAACCTGCGGGATGATCATATCTTGCAGGTTATTTTTTATAACAAAGTCAGCAAGTTTGACTTTTTCCTCATCCGGCATTTGCTTCTCCATTCTTTTTAAAACATCTTCTCTGGAAATGTTGTCGCGCTTACACACCCTGCGGATACGCAATTCTTTGTCCGCAAGCACCATAATGGTTTTGTCCAATAGTTTATAAGAGCCGGATTCAAAAAGTATAGCGGCTTCTTTCAATGTATAAAGTGTGTCCTTGTGTTCTTCGCAGAACTGTTTGTAGTCGGCTTCTACACGCGGATGAATGATTTGATTGAGTTGAAGGAGTTTGTCTGTATCGTTAAAAACAAGAGAGGCAATATATTTTCTGTTATAAGAGCCAAAAGCATAGGCTTGGTTGCCAAACAATGCAATAATTTCTCTAACAATGTCAGGATGATGTTCGGTAAGCCATTTGGCTCTTGCATCAGCATTATAAAAAGGAATACCCAGAGAAACAAAAACAGCGGAAACTGTACTTTTTCCGCTGCCTATACCTCCGGTTATGCCTACTTTAAGCATAACAATATGTTATTTGGTTGGAACTCCTTGTGCTGCAAGGCTTAACTCTGCAGAAAGTCCGGATTTCTCGATTACAAAACTTGTTGTGCCTTCACACTCGATAGTTACCTTAGTGTCCTGTATAGAACCTACTTTTCCGTGAATACCACCGGTTGTAACAACTTTATCTCCTTTTTTGAGTTCTTCAAGAAACTTTCTGGTCTTTTTATTCTTTTTGGTTTGTGGCAAAATCATAAAGAAATAAAACACAACGATAATCAGGATTAAAGGTAAAAAAGAGCCAATTCCTCCAGCGGGAGTGGCTGCGTCTAATAAAATACTTGTTAATAGCATGAATGATATATTATTTTGATTTGGGTAATACGGTTGCTTTGATTGTTAAATAAGCGTTTGCCTCTTTTGAGTTGGTGGTAACTGTAACTCTTTTGGTGTTCTCTCCTACCTTACCTGAACTATTAAAAGAAACGGTAATCTTGCTTTCTTGACCCGGCTTAATAGGTTCTTTTGGGAAAACCGGCACAGTACAGCCACAATCTCCTTTAGCATCTGAAATCAATAGGTTTGCTGTTCCATTATTTTTGAATTTAAAAGTAGTTTCAACTACTTCTCCTTCTGTAATAGTGCCGAAATCGTGGTCATACACGTTGAATGTAATTTCGGGCATACCCTGAGAAGCTCCATTGGGATTATCCGCAGTAGCATTGTCTTTGATTACATCTGTTGTAACTCCGGACTTTTCGGAATTTCCGCATCCATAAGAAACAACAGCTGCAACACAAGCAATAAGCAATATCTTTTTCATTTGTTTGATTTATAAATAGAGTGCAAAAGTATTATTTTTTATTTGTCTCGCAAGCCCCGTCCCTCTTTCTTAATCTTACCCTCCGACAACAATAAATCTTTTGTTTTGTCAAGTACACCGTTTATAAAAATATGGCTCTTGTCTGTGCTAAATATCTTTGCCAAATCTATATACTCGTTAATGGTTACCTTCAACGGAATTGTGGGGAAATACAGAAACTCCGATATAGCCATTTCCATCAGTAGAATATCAACCTTGGCAATGCGCTCGGTGTCCCATGATTTTGCCACTACTTGCAATATTTTGTGATAGCTGCTGCTCTCAACAATTGTTTTTTCGACTAAATCTCGAACAAAATCATAATCTTCTTCTTCGTCTTTATAAACTTTTTGGATAAAGAGCGTATTGTTTAAATAGGAATTCCGAAGTGAATCCGAAAGCATCTGATAGAAGTTAAACACATCGTAGTCCCAATCATAGTAAATATCAGCCATCTCATCCTGAAAGTCTGTATTTGTTTCAAAAAGATAACCGTACAGACTCAACAAAAATTCCTCTTGTTGCTTTTGATTGGGTTCATCAAAAACAATGTAGTCTTTGAAAAAGTCGGTGTTTTTCATCTCTTTAAAAATTTTCTCAAAAAGTTCTCCTTGGTTTTTCCAGTCAAAAGGAGATTTTTTTAATATGGCGTCTAACTCTTTGGAATCTTCTGTCAGTGCGACAAATACATTGTTTTCCAGCACTGAAGTCTGTCTAATCTTTTCTTTGTCGGGAAAATACTTAGACAATTCAAAATCTTTTTCAGATAATAAGTAATGATACAAAGCTGAAGGCAAGAGCAATAATTGCCCGTACATCTGCTCAAACAACTTCATATTATGATTAAATGCAGCCAGTATCTTCTTGGGGTCGGCTTCACCTTTTGACCTTTCGGAGAACAATATCTGAAAGGCTTTTATTCTTAAATTTCTGCGTGCCAGCATAGAGAACTTTTGGAGGTGCGAAAATAGTCTAATATCTGAGTGAGAAACAAAAAAACAAGATTTAATTTGTGGACGTGAAAACCCTATCTCTCACAACTATTTTAATATTACTTTTAGTTCTTCAAAATGCTTGTACCCTTTCTAACAAACAAGCAAAAACATTTACAGGTAATGAGCTCATAAAATATTCAAAACTGTTGTCAATCAAAGAAAGCAAAGACACTTTTCTCATAACAGTATCAACAGTTGACAATAAACTATTTGAATATCCTATCAGTAAACGCGACACACAATATTATCATAAAATTGCATCCTTGTCATCAGTTTTTTCCGGATTCTTATGCGAAATCGAAGCTCAAAATTCCATCATTGCGGTGGATGATATCAGTTTTTTGAGCAATCCAAATTTACTTACACGCAACCCGACTTCGGTCAGCACGGGTGGTGTGATCAATGCTGAATTACTGATAAGTCTTCATCCTGACCTAATCATACATTCAGGGTATGGAGAAATTTCATCCATTCTTCAAGACAAACTCAAATCCTTGAATATTCCATTGTTTTTATGCAATAATTATCTGGAAGAAAACCCATTGGGGCGAGCAGAATGGATAAAAGCCTTTGGAATACTTAGTGGTAAAAAAGAGGAAGCTTTTAGCTTATTCAACAAAATCGAATCTGAATATAATGCTCTTAAAGGCAAGACATACCCGCATCAGCCAAGGGTTATGATTGGAATTCTTTTTGGAGGCATTTGGGATGTCCCTGCGGCTCAAAGCTATACTGCTCAACTCGTTCAAGATGCAGGTGGTGATTATATTTGGAAAAACAATGGGGAAGCCGGCAGAATCCCACTGAGTCTGGAAACCGTTGCTCAAACTGCTCTCAATGCTGACATTTGGCTACATCCCGGTGCATACAAAACATTGGCAAATATGCAAAGTGTAGAACCCAGATATGCTGATTTTAGTGCTTTCAAAAACCGAATGGTTTTCAACAATAATAAGCAAGTAAATGCAAAGGGAGGAAACGCATTTTGGGAAACCGCGCCTGTCCGACCACAAGTAGTTTTACGAGATTTGATTCAAATTTTTCATTCCGATTCGATGCAAAACTTAGTCTATTACCAAAAGTTGGAATGATAAAATTAGCGGGTTAGCTTTTCAAACCAAACGGTATAAGCATCTACCACTTTCTTGAGAAAAGTATTTACTCTTGTGTCTATGAGTTTATTATTGGCATCAAATAAGTCCGGACTAATTTGAGCCAAATAAGCCTCCGGCTGCTGCATTGTATATACATTCAAGAAAGTAAGGGTTTGGCGCAAGTGATGGTTAGCCCCAAATCCGGCAATATTACCAATGGACATGCTCACTATTGCACCCGGTTTTCCGCTCCAGCAGTTTTGTCCGGCAGGACGAGAAGCTACATCCAGCGCATTTTTCAATACAGCAGGAATTGAGCGATTATATTCCGGTGTAACAAAGAAAACTCCATCAAGTTGTTTGATGATATTTCGGAAAGTAACAAAATTCTCGTGTACACTTTCTTCTGTATCTAAATCCTGGTTGTAAAAAGGCAGATGACCTATTGAAATGATTTTGAATTCATATCCTTCGGGAGCCATTGTTTGTATATTTAATGCAATCTTTTGTGATAATGAATCCTTGCGAAGGCTTCCTACAAATATTCCGATTGTCTTCATGGCATTTTATTTTTTTTGCTTTTGCAAATCTTCCAAAATCTGTTTTTGTTTGTCAATCTCAGTGGCTAAAGCTTCGTATTTCTGCTTGTTTTTGGCAATTTTCCTATTCAACTTATCAATCTTCTTGTTGTATTTGCGCTCTTTTTTCATTTTGGATTTATACTCCTTTTCGATTGAGTTGATTTTACGCTCTTGTTCTTCAATTTTATTATTGAGTTGAAACGCATCAATTTCTTTTTGAAATTCAGGTGCAAAAACAGATAGTGCAGCTAACACCTTAGGTTCAATCGAGGAAGAAACAAAGTTGTCATATCCCATTGACACTAAAATAATGAGCGTAGAAGTTTTCTTATTCCCTTCCACTTTATAATAAATATCACCTTTGTCAAATGGCATCGCATCCCAGCTGGAGGCTTTGTACAACACAAAACCTGATTCACTTGACTTCTTTCCGTTAATGACTTTTGCAAAATATTGGGCAGCCACTTTGCTTAACTCGGACTTGGAGACATTATACTCAATAGAATAAGCTGCTACATCTGATTTATTAAAAGATATTTTGGTTTCTTTGACTTTTTGGGCTTGCAATTGAATTACAAACAAACCGGACATTAATAATACAACAAGGGTTAATACTTTCTTAAACATGATTTTGAATAATTCTTTTTATAAGAGTGCAAATCTACCTTATAAACAAGGCATTAGCCAATGGAGAGCCATATACATATACACAAATAATCTTCAACTTACTTATCCTTTTACATTACTATCCTCAACGTGTTTTCAAAAGTCTAAAAAAATATCACTATGAAAGACATGAATAGCACTTAATTTTGCAGCATGATTTTACACAATAGAGTGAATGGCAAAGAACTCATGAAGAAAATGCATAATTCATCTGAGAGTCGAACCACTATTTCACTATATAAATATCACCACATTGACAACCCTACCCTTTTCAGAGATAATTTGTATTACCATTTCTCGCAATTAGGTGTTTTGGGGAGAATCTATGTTTCTCAAGAAGGTATCAATGCCCAGATTTCGGTGCCTACCGCCAATTTAGAAGAATTCAAAGAATTGTTGAACGGAATAGATTTTCTCAATGGAGTCCGACTCAATATTGCTATTGAAGATAATGGTCATTCTTTCTTCAAACTTACCATTAAAGTAAGAAATAAAATTGTAGCAGATGGTATTGACGACCCCGGATTCAATCCCTCTGACTGTGGAAAACACTTGTCAGCAAAGGAATTTAACGAATTGACATCACAAGAAGGGACTATATTGGTGGACATGCGCAATCATTATGAAAGCGAAATTGGGCATTTTGAAAATGCTATT is drawn from Bacteroidota bacterium and contains these coding sequences:
- the yajC gene encoding preprotein translocase subunit YajC translates to MLLTSILLDAATPAGGIGSFLPLILIIVVFYFFMILPQTKKNKKTRKFLEELKKGDKVVTTGGIHGKVGSIQDTKVTIECEGTTSFVIEKSGLSAELSLAAQGVPTK
- the nusB gene encoding transcription antitermination factor NusB; the protein is MLARRNLRIKAFQILFSERSKGEADPKKILAAFNHNMKLFEQMYGQLLLLPSALYHYLLSEKDFELSKYFPDKEKIRQTSVLENNVFVALTEDSKELDAILKKSPFDWKNQGELFEKIFKEMKNTDFFKDYIVFDEPNQKQQEEFLLSLYGYLFETNTDFQDEMADIYYDWDYDVFNFYQMLSDSLRNSYLNNTLFIQKVYKDEEEDYDFVRDLVEKTIVESSSYHKILQVVAKSWDTERIAKVDILLMEMAISEFLYFPTIPLKVTINEYIDLAKIFSTDKSHIFINGVLDKTKDLLLSEGKIKKEGRGLRDK
- a CDS encoding NAD(P)H-dependent oxidoreductase, producing the protein MKTIGIFVGSLRKDSLSQKIALNIQTMAPEGYEFKIISIGHLPFYNQDLDTEESVHENFVTFRNIIKQLDGVFFVTPEYNRSIPAVLKNALDVASRPAGQNCWSGKPGAIVSMSIGNIAGFGANHHLRQTLTFLNVYTMQQPEAYLAQISPDLFDANNKLIDTRVNTFLKKVVDAYTVWFEKLTR
- a CDS encoding c-type cytochrome translates to MKHKLTIIAVVVLAFLTLNVYAISNQPKEAKETDEPPKRNLKILPQDISKEALKDTMKFFSNALGVKCGFCHVSSKDNPKELDFASDENHYKEAARFMMKMTTEINDKYFIPFAGPDGQQIVPNKINCMTCHNGNKEPITSHADSK
- a CDS encoding ABC transporter substrate-binding protein, with amino-acid sequence MKTLSLTTILILLLVLQNACTLSNKQAKTFTGNELIKYSKLLSIKESKDTFLITVSTVDNKLFEYPISKRDTQYYHKIASLSSVFSGFLCEIEAQNSIIAVDDISFLSNPNLLTRNPTSVSTGGVINAELLISLHPDLIIHSGYGEISSILQDKLKSLNIPLFLCNNYLEENPLGRAEWIKAFGILSGKKEEAFSLFNKIESEYNALKGKTYPHQPRVMIGILFGGIWDVPAAQSYTAQLVQDAGGDYIWKNNGEAGRIPLSLETVAQTALNADIWLHPGAYKTLANMQSVEPRYADFSAFKNRMVFNNNKQVNAKGGNAFWETAPVRPQVVLRDLIQIFHSDSMQNLVYYQKLE
- a CDS encoding DUF1573 domain-containing protein: MKKILLIACVAAVVSYGCGNSEKSGVTTDVIKDNATADNPNGASQGMPEITFNVYDHDFGTITEGEVVETTFKFKNNGTANLLISDAKGDCGCTVPVFPKEPIKPGQESKITVSFNSSGKVGENTKRVTVTTNSKEANAYLTIKATVLPKSK
- the tilS gene encoding tRNA lysidine(34) synthetase TilS, with the protein product MLKQFQAEIQKLNLITHHKIGLAISGGVDSVVLLQLLLDSELKNIILLHVNYGLRGKESDEDEAFVRNLAITYNLQIEILDAKNQFNKHTGIQEKARQIRYDWFNTFINNNSIDIVLTAHQQNDLSETLLLNLFRKTGIDGLTGMGNRQRFLRPLLPFSRKQIEDFAEEKGLQWRNDSSNMKSDYARNFIRNKIIPLTEEKFPNVIQNIAETTLQIRQEKDLLQSLITRIAKDLWIRQDEQLNIISRIHLVGFNQASLLLHYLLEDKGFNYVQANEMCLSKDSGKEWESELYRACTSDDKIWIIPKSLHTQEHSFRWIIGKEIQLDWGIMHVSTKQLPSNSYTLYLGESLVGKEIEMRFWELGDKIQMANNGQSKKLSDLFTEHKIPVLLRKLIPVFLIENQIVWIPGIRTAPPMNNPQNNHSNLLISAKHLLL
- the coaE gene encoding dephospho-CoA kinase (Dephospho-CoA kinase (CoaE) performs the final step in coenzyme A biosynthesis.), with the protein product MLKVGITGGIGSGKSTVSAVFVSLGIPFYNADARAKWLTEHHPDIVREIIALFGNQAYAFGSYNRKYIASLVFNDTDKLLQLNQIIHPRVEADYKQFCEEHKDTLYTLKEAAILFESGSYKLLDKTIMVLADKELRIRRVCKRDNISREDVLKRMEKQMPDEEKVKLADFVIKNNLQDMIIPQVIELHKQLSAIACE
- a CDS encoding PKD domain-containing protein, encoding MKKLLSVLFAMGFAWQANAGCSLVNVPLQDRINENEMVLEATVISKFSYKNQSNNFIYTAHTLQVHKYFKGSSNQEFITLLTEGGIVGNEAVGVNPNLETQIGQSGIFFISRNFSWDNPENQTFTYYSKTGPLGFISYDYNKKKAFDNLNQWGDIKTNLIPQIKNLTQQEIIISQPNEPKINGRRVTPTITSFSPASIDAGTQQILTITGTGFGASRGSGFVFFPDANNGGSGYVFPNSGDYVSWTDTEIKLRVQTRAGTGKFKVYNSTGDNVTSATNLTIPWAHLNIAYYTPPQVPDTTAFELRHIGQNGNGGITWIWDTKFITNTPAVNSFIRAIESWRCNTLINWDTTGILSNDTMMNDNKNMVFFDKGWLGSSILGTCYSFYSGCYIPGGMDWYVTGMDIVFKKSANWEYGPAAPTGGKTDFESVALHELGHGHQLGHVINTNNVMHYSIGPNTDKRTLQSNDTACGNYITRKSTTSICSKQAMSLINPGSCQFAPLAADFSVDKSNACAKDTVIFSDLSQGNITSWAWDFGLGAVPATAIGQGPHKVIYNIGGNKTVKLDIASGNSSDSKQYSAMVSVKSTAQPIADFTSSFVKGCEMSFSVINPIVTTTYTWDFAGQGTDNGNNPSFAFSNGGAHNVKLTASNSCGSISETKEVNFICTDFSTDKQDACMFETVTFTNLSGPANTLSWDFGFGATPATASGAGPHKVIYSNGGNISISLTSTDLKSTQTISKNLNIKNADHPHADFTFDNKGNFELQFNNSSTGLNNNYTWSFGDGNTSVDENPNHKYISNPNGLQVTLTARNVCDSNILSITLPEFASVNTLNKHNTWGIYPNPTHDELHIKSEQNVVIQKIVIVDVVGKIVFEKSINNNATQYTLDLQTLSPGIYTMSVYSEQGKYSQIIRKQ